One Amia ocellicauda isolate fAmiCal2 chromosome 13, fAmiCal2.hap1, whole genome shotgun sequence genomic window, acaaaaaaataaatattcaatattaaaatTCAAAGACTGGCCTATTGTGAGTTACAGTAAATGTAGATGCATTCAGTAAAAATCATCTAAATTTAAGGAAATCCAGAACATACCTGCTACTCGGTGTGGGATGGAGTTGGAGTGCTTGCTGAGGAAGGTTTCATTGAAACTCTTGGCATTGCTGTCCCCAAATAACCTCTTGATTTCCTGCTTGAGGACCGTGCGCACTGCCTCTGGCAAGTCTTTGCTCTCCAACACTGTGAACAGAAGAGGCCTTTAACATTCTCTGCCGAAAAGCCCACCCCTTTCCATGAGAGCTTCAAGTCACCTGCAAGTGCAGCTTACCTGCTTTGAAAAAGCGAACTAGACACTGGTGGAGCCAGGGGTGATCAGGATCAATAGTAAAGGCCCTCTTCACTGACTGCAACATCAGCAAGAACTTTTCTGCAAATCAAACAAGAAAAGTGAAGTCACTGAATTCAGCATTCACACTTCGTAATGTTCAAGAATGTTTGGTAAAAGTGAAAACAAGTGCTCTTCTCAAACTTGATTACTATACAAATGTGACATCTTTGAATCCTGCAGCTACACTCTAATGCAAATTACTGGCTGAATGCTAATTAGAGATCAGACAGAACCATTGATTTATGTTGCTTTATAAAAAGATTAATCACTTCACAGTTTCAATACCAACGTGAGGCACATGAATAGTTAGGTTTAAACTAAAATCAATACCTAGAGTTTTGAATACAGGGAATCATGTCATAAAAAAGGACAGTGCATGCttttcagcagcagcagcaccatgTGTGCAAGGTAGAATATTCCTGTGACATGGAAAAACCAAGTCTCTGAGATCATCTCACTTCTCACAAAATGACATAAGTATTGTATaactaaacacttattttggaTATTTAAGTAATGTAATAACTTTATAACATAAGTCAGGTGCATAGCAAACGCTACTTATTAAATACTACTCATAAATATTATACATAACATtatagaaaacatttaaaagctgTAACAAACTTCAGGAAACATTCACAGACATTTAAAtgactttttatatacattcaaccatttacatattttcatgTAATTGCTTCATTCTAAGACTTCATCCCCCACCCTCTAATGACCATTCAGTTCTGGGCTTCCCCTAACAGAGACCATTCTGGTCAGCTGGGTACTGATTTGATGATGCCTACTGTTTGTTCTGGTCAGAATGAAGTCAATGCATTTGAATTATGACCCAAGACGTTAGAAACACCAAAGCTCTCAACCCCTGAATGCATACAGTGATTGAAGCCTGGTCTTACCTTTTCTAAAGTATATTTCAAATGCCAGGAGGTGAgtctctattttatttttcactaaGTTTTTCAAAGGAGTCAAGAATTTAACTGCTTCTTCCAGTGGATTTTCTACCTGGTGAGTCAGAAGAAAGATGAAAGCAATGTAATTCATTACCTTTGCACATGAAGGcattattaatgtaattttgtcactagtaaaacatttaaaggaATATTTAGAGATAAATAATACTCAAATTATATCGTAATAGCATTCAAATCTAAGCCAATCTGTTGTACTATGAATATTAAAATCCTCGTTGAACTTGTTTGTTGGGTCATCACTGAGCCATCAAAGCAATAGTTGTTAATTGCGAACAGTAAAGCTTTGCTGTTGGGTATCAAAGGCAGGTACATTTAAGTAATGAAATTTTTATTAAACGCATTTCACTATCTATTCAAATCCCAACCCCCATCTTGGGCAAAAGCAATAGCTCATACCTTGGCCAGCTTCTCTGGTATGAGCTCTTCCTTGGGTCCCCCGATCTCCTCGTCATCatcctccttcttcttcttctggttCTTGAGCTGCTTCTCCTTCTCTGcgttcttcttctcctcctccagctgcGCCTTCTTCTGCGCTCGCCGCTGCTTGTTCCTCAGTTTCTTCAGCTCTTTGTCCGACAGGTTCGCTAGAAAAACACAGTGACCCGTTTCTCCTCTTAGtctctagagcaggggttcccaaatgCGGCCCTCAAGGACGTTTGGTTCGGCCCCCctaagccaaccttcaaccacccctttttgAACCTCTACCATATTGTTAcagtttctgaacattttctgttacaaattgcacatgtaatttagaggaaaataatgaaaccaacaattaaagttcataaataGGTATGAATTGGGACAGATTTCGTTTTCATCAGTGGTTCATTTTGTACTGCGGCCCCCCCATGccatgcaacctctggaaattggccctccatcaccagagattgggaacccctgctctagagcTTTTTACTGATTGAACTAAATATAGTATCAATCTTGTCAGCAATCTTTCAAGTGGAACTCTACATTAGGGTAAGCTCTCCTGGCCATGCAGGTGGTATAAAATTCAGGGTTTCAGTGGTAGACGTGTAAGACTCATGCAGGTTACCAGTGTCGGCCTCCAGCTCCTTGTTCTCGTCAGTCAGTGGGTTGTCATGCAGGGTGAGGTAAATCTCAATGGCCGTCTTGGCTGCCTTGAAGTAGAAAGGGTGCATTCGCAGGACGTCCTCCAGCTTCAGCAGGTCCACATATGACCGCAGCGTCATCTTCCTCATGCAGTACGTGTGGAAGTCAAACTGATCATCTGTTATCTCCACAAaatgctgaaaaacaaaacacaaccagAGGTTAGTTTGTTTTCTCACTATGGCTATCAATGAGCAAGCCTACTGTATCTGATCAACATTTCAATGTAGCACATTCTTATTTACACaaaagatattaaaaaaaatgttttattaagcaTCTAAATCTAATATTGTCATCACTGATTAACTTCCATTCAggattttaaatgcaaaagCATTCAATTTACCAAAAAATGATTTACAGAAGCAAGATCACCAATATGAAGGGGTACCAGAGTCATGAGAACCTACTCTTTCAATTTCATGGCACTTCTTGAGAGCTTCCCCATATTTGTTCATGGACTTGTAAGCAAGCGCACATTCTGTCTGGAACCACATGCACTGCATCTCGTTGAGGTTCTCCACAGCTGAGGCACCTTCCTGAAGAGGGAAGGAAACAAGCGGTTCAGTAAGAATCTGAGACACTAACAACTATGTATTGATTGTAGAGTTAAAGTAGGTATTATAAACCAGTCTGTGAGACTGGAATTGTAGACAATAGACTTCTTTAGCATAACCTGAGCTCTTGAGTCCTAGAAGAGAATGTAAACCAGTAAGTGCAGACATGTCATACTGTGATAGCTCGGAGAGACAGAGCTTTGTACGAAGTGTGAAAGGAATGGTCACCCACCCTTGTAAACTTGGAGCACATCTCCTCGGCCTCCTTCACCATGTTGGCCTTGAGCATGTACTTGGCGCACTTGGAGTTGATGAAGCGATCGGCAGTGTCCAGCGCTTGGGCCTCGTCCATCCACCGTGCTGCCTCCTTGATGTTGCCCGCATGCTGTCAGACACAGACGCCAGTCAGACCAGTCCTAGCACACTACCAAGCTCACCTCGATGTTTAGTGCTACAATAGATTGCTGCAGTTtgcagttttttgttgttttaaattatctCAGGAAAAATTATTTCAGAAAATAGGTGGAAGTAGTtgagaaaaaatatacatttatatatgtgtacacAGGTTGCCTGGatgagggcatctgccaatataTAACCCATACACTAGAAACAATCAAATAGAAAAAGTACAGTAACTACCTTATATATTTTGgctttgatgaggaagagctctATGAGAGTCGGTGTACTTTCAATACCAGCATTAATATAATCTAATGCCAAGGTCTGTTGGCCAATCTGATCATAATGCTGGGCTAGGAAGTACTGAACCCACAGCAAAGTGGTGGGGGGCTCCTCTTTCCCATCATCTGGAAAACATAACACACCATTCATTAAGCAGCATGGAGAATGTATACCGTTTTTTTAAAACACCTATAATATACTGTGTGGACAATTACAGTCATTTACATAAAAgctataagaaaaaaaaacaaatactggaACAGATGTACCTCTGCTGAGGTGAAGATTGTTTTTTCAAACTTATTTCTTGAATTACTCTGATAATTACGTAATATATTTTACTgttatttcaattttaattattttccaagGTAGATATCACCTTAAACTGCATAAAAAACAAAGGGGGGCATCTTTCTCAGCTGGTTGCTTGTCACTTTTTGATCAAGGAAAACTAAATCAAGCCTTTTCTTTCagtaaccaaaaaaaataataatctatgaACACCACAACAAAAAACCCTCCTAATTTCATATCTGTAGAGATTTGCACATATAGGgtttatatttttactttacaaatatacattgaattcaTAATCCATAACCCTTACCATTCTGATTGAACATTCTGCAGCCATTTAATGATGTTTCATAGCCAACTACTAGATCTTCTATTATTGCCACCTGCAAACATAAGCACACAAAATACTTAAGTTTACAACACGTTTAGTACACACTCATGAGCAAACAAAACTCATCTTAATCAAATAGATCAATAAATTGAGaggtataaatacaaaataagttcCTCttcaaatacaataagcatgcaTCTTATGGAAAGGTTgataacatttataaaaatcATTATCTACCAGAGGGCATTGTTAATTTTGGTTAAATTGTATTTCCCAAAACATCTACACAAGGctttataaatcacacacaatctgcaaatatgtaaataccacatacatatttatgcaATGAactcaatattatatattacacaGGTTATCTGAATAAagatgctttttttgttttgtttttaaaatacattccaaatattacataaaaaactaaaatatgcaGGTCTTCTGTAAATGCCTCATAAAATACATGGAATGTTTtcacattacaaaaaataaaaataaaaagcaacatTGACATTAAATCCTTTTGCAaaatttatatttcaaatatgaaTTGCAAAACACCTCACCTTCTCTTTATCATGGTACAGGGACCTCAACGTTGTAAAAACTGGAGGACATCCTTTGCTGAAGTTCATTCTTAAATATTTATCCAAACATTCCCTAAATTTCTCACCTATTCAAAGAGAAACATCACTGCATAATTttactccacacacacacacacacacacacacaaaatcttaAGTGAATAAATTATTTAAGATTACTCACTGAATAATTTAAACCTGtagattcatatttttatatagagTATTTCCAAAACATTTTCCAATTTAAGTACATACATCTATTTGAAAACATCAGAATCAAGCCAAGTCTATCAACAGAAAGCTTGCGCATTTCAAAAGCAAAATCAAATAAACGATTGAAACAGAAAGCATAAATCTAGTGAACTCTaactttgtatatattttttgccctGAGTCAAGTGAGAAATACATACCCGATAAAAAGTTTAAAGGCAGTCTCCTAGGCACCAGCCCCTTAGGATATTTCACCCAGGCCTCTTCAtagattttctgtttttcttctacactggctgaaagaaagaaaacaatcttCAGACTaccattaaaaatgtatgtaagaaaacagaaaaagtaAGCACTCAAAATTGTGATAACCAAGAATAAAGAATAAGGTTCAGGAATAAAATTGCTGGACATTTTTGTGTATCATTCTTTGTAAGATTACATTTTGCAAAATACTTAAACCAGTTTCCAGTGTTCCATTTAAagactaaaacaaaatgttacagCAGCCAAAGGCAGGATTCGCTTTATATTATGTATTGAAAACATTCTCTGCAGTATTGCGTCATACTGAAGATTACAAAGTTTAATTTGCAACTGATATTCTCACCTTAACTGCTGTTGATACTTCTTAACTACTTTATATTATGAGAGAAATCCTAAAGATCAGCCATACTCCAACATTAATATTCTTATTAACAGATCTGCTAAAAAGGTAAATGCAAAGCCGCATTGTCGCATCTGCTCCCAGTCAGCGTCTCGCCACATTTTTcaggcgttttttttttttgagccaTACCAAAATGTCAAAACACCTGCGTGATTTGAGAAAAGGTTAAAAGTCTTGTGGCTATATATTTTCTGCACCTCGGCTTGACAGTAAAACTGAAACTTTCATTGAACTGTACCTGCATCAtgtgatttagattttttatcAAATGCATTTCTCAGGGGCTCATTAATTCAGAACTTTGACCTGCCTATTAATTCCAAGCTAAACCATAATTGatggcattttttttaataaaaggaaaaaaatcccCTTTAATTCCAGCCTAGATTTAGCTTTGCCAGCCCTTGTTGGGTTTCTCTGCTTCTACAAATCACCTATAAACTTAGAATATGAATAATGAGCTGCAGAGCAATCATTTATAGACTCTACAAGCCCGGCTCTCTCACTGCAAAACACGATGCTGCTGCAGACGGGCAAGAGGCTCATACCAGGCTTAAGGGCCTTCTCCAGGCCATGGTAATAAGACCAATTCTCAGGATTACGCTCCTGTAGTCTGGTATACACTTCTGTCGCCTCATCCATTCTGTCTAGGTTCACTAGCAGCTCCCCTGTAGGGTGGGATCACAAGAACAGAGCAGGGTTAGAAACAGCTGGCAGCAATTTCACTTAGGCTTTTGTTTCAGTGGTGTAATGGGCAAGAACATGCCAGGAAtattaaaaagaataaaacattaCTCTTCAGCACCATGACTAATTGGTGTTCCTGTTAATAAAAAGAACTCAGAAATGAACTGGTtgtaaatacttttaaaacaaagtgtCTTAATGTTAACTAACTGGTTAGACTTTATTGTTATTAAGTTATTGTAATAGAccagttattaaaaatatattcccAAACACTGGATGCATTCATGTAAATTCAACAAATACAACTTGAACACCTTTTGTCTCCTCCACCGCCAGCTTGTCACAGATCTGCTTCTCGTAAGTGGTGAGGTGTTCGAGGGCTTCTTTGTAAAGACCAGCTTCTCGCAGGACTTGGTTTTGATACAGCAGCAGCTCGCTGTACTCGTAGTCCACTTTATCTGGAGACGTCTGAGACACACAAGGCTCAATTGAGACAGAGAAACACATCACAGCCCTTTGCAGAGTACTGGCCATATTAATTCCTGCTCTGGTCttgaacacagaaatatttAAGGTGGCTTGGTTAGTTTGATGGACATTTACATCTCTGCCAGCTTGAATTGATCATGATTAAACCCTAGTTTGGAAAGGAACATGCAAAACATCTGGCTGCAGACTAGTGTGCTGATCAAACCATGAGCGAGTGGCAGTTGTTTGTGCTTCCTGTCAAAAAACAATCCCTAAAAACACAAGTCTCTAAAGGCAAACATAGTAAGGGTAAGACCTAACTCACACATCATAGAACAACTGCTGAACAGCTAGGAACTGCTTTGATACATATATTGTACAAAGAGATACGGCaacaatacagtatacaatcAACCAATCAGTTACCATACCCTCAATGCAATTAACTAAAATGTAGTGCCGAAGTGATTACAACAATTAGAGGAAATACAATGCCTTATCAGGGGAGTGATAGTGATAATTGCTGATGGAAACACTGAGAATTCAGCTTTTACAAGGTAGGAAGTCTTACAATACTTATTTTACCTACACTGCTAATTTTAACATACATCAGATCTGAATGCCCTTCTGCTGTACAAACCAAGGAGGACAAATATGTAAGACTTGTTTTCTCCTGTTGGGTGGAAACGCATAAAAGACTTTCAAAACCCGAAAACGGAAATCTGATCAAAAGATCTTAAAAGAGAAGCAGTGGAGTCCAAACATTTTTAACAAGGCGTGTTAAGAACTGGGCACTGAAAAGAACAGGACGATTAAGTGATGGCCCCCTAGGAATTCTGAGTCACTGTACTAACAGGCCCATGCCTACTGAAGTGCCCAGGGCAGGAGTTCACTCTAACATGGCCTCTTCTACACCATGAGCCACTTCTCTGCTGGAGCCTGCTAATTTAATCTCATACACATACTCACCTGCTTTCAGGATACTAACCTACTAAGTAACTGTTGTTGTTAATGATGATGCTTAGGAAACTCCATACAATGCTTTTATTACCCCATTTCTGACGAGGAAAAGAAACCAGCATTTGCACCAAATTCCAACCAAGACTACATCGACAAAAGATAAAGGCCGAAGGAGACAACCAAGTAGTGggattttaaaactgaaaacagtcCGCTATAGAACTAGTACTAGAAACATACTCTATTTTGTCAGAGTGCTCAGAATTAATATTAATGTAGTAAACAACATTATTCAAGTTATGACAATGCTCTACATTTGTGTCAATTAACGAGTGATTACATCGGTTTGAACTGGGTCTCCAGGGCCGCATTACGGCACGCAACAAGCAGTAAGCGGGTCAACATAGCAGCTTTGTGTGGGCTTGCTAAACAGAATCAAAGACCAGCATCCCCATACAAAACACTGTAGACCACAACAATGGACATCTCTCTGCAGTCAGCATCCCTTGCTTATCTTTTTCTGATAGACTAAGGCTGTTATATTGGCTGCTCCATGCAAACATTTCAAAAAGCAGactaagaaatgtaaaacaaatgctAGAAAGACTGAAACAGAACAGTTATTTCTGGGTTCTGGTTATTTACAGATATACTGGTGAGCTTGGCAATATATGTAACATGTCACTGTTAGTATTTTCTCTTTTTCCAAACATAACTAAATGCATTAGATTACAAGAATCAAGAAATAACTCAATTTCACTGTAATTGTGGTCCTACTGCAGGGAAGCACACACAGGAGACTGCAGAACTTGAATTTCTGGTTGTTAAAAGCTTAGTAAATTTgcattcattattcattaaaaGAGTAAAACTATTCACTTATTTAGTGCTTAAAAGAACTTGAAATTACTAAACATAGGTACATTGTCATTTATTACAATAAGTATGCATGCATTTCATACGTGAAGCTATCAATCTGCACCTTTGGTAGATAAATGAACATGGTTTCAGATTTGCATGTCATTTGCCACATCCAGGGGACTTGAATGACAAAATGGGtagtacaaaaatacaaaaaataaagattaatgccccttattacattttaatgtgtaCATTATGTCTAACTTACAACAACTTATACAATAGCAGCATGTTCACCTTATGTCACAGCTTTATCACAAACTATGTCAATTATGATACTTAGTAAACACAGCAGATTTCTAGTTTTAAATCTCAATAGAAGAAAACTAATCAATCAAAAATGACTGGTCTCTCTACTTTCAACAAGTGAATGCCTCTGGCAGTCTAAAAGCATTTAAGATTTTGGTAATTTTCAAATGGACAAcatgataaaaaaaagataaaaagatTACAGTTCCAAAAACAGGTAGGGAAAAATGCATTCCAAAACCTTGAGCTAcactctttttttgttttttaaacattttattaatttaagttaaataaaatgtaaaaatccaaGAAATTACCTGTtgcgtttttctgaattctTCTAAAATTTTTGCAGCCATTTCATAGTCTTCCAAAAGGTGATATGCTATTGCATAGCCAATCCATGAGGCTCTTTGTGCTGGCCGTAGTTGCAGCAACTGGTACCTGGTTTCCTGAATTACAATGAGAAAAAAGCAATGTTTAGATATCTGCACAAAACTGCATGTTATTCAAACTAATTTTCAAGTAATGACATGGTAAAACCCAATTATACAGGCATCTCAAAATGAACATAAACCGTTCAAGACAAGAACACACTGGTCTAAAGTGTATGGGTGTAAAGGATATAATttgttgggggaaaaaagtactgATGTGAAGTTTAAAATCCAGAATGCAGTGAACACAGTTAATGCTGATCG contains:
- the naa15a gene encoding N-alpha-acetyltransferase 15, NatA auxiliary subunit a is translated as MPTVTLPPKENALFKRILRCYEHKQYRNGLKFCKQILSNPKFAEHGETLAMKGLTLNCLGKKEEAYELVRRGLRNDLKSHVCWHVYGLLQRSDKKYDEAIKCYRNALKWDKDNLQILRDLSLLQIQMRDLEGYRETRYQLLQLRPAQRASWIGYAIAYHLLEDYEMAAKILEEFRKTQQTSPDKVDYEYSELLLYQNQVLREAGLYKEALEHLTTYEKQICDKLAVEETKGELLVNLDRMDEATEVYTRLQERNPENWSYYHGLEKALKPASVEEKQKIYEEAWVKYPKGLVPRRLPLNFLSGEKFRECLDKYLRMNFSKGCPPVFTTLRSLYHDKEKVAIIEDLVVGYETSLNGCRMFNQNDDGKEEPPTTLLWVQYFLAQHYDQIGQQTLALDYINAGIESTPTLIELFLIKAKIYKHAGNIKEAARWMDEAQALDTADRFINSKCAKYMLKANMVKEAEEMCSKFTREGASAVENLNEMQCMWFQTECALAYKSMNKYGEALKKCHEIERHFVEITDDQFDFHTYCMRKMTLRSYVDLLKLEDVLRMHPFYFKAAKTAIEIYLTLHDNPLTDENKELEADTANLSDKELKKLRNKQRRAQKKAQLEEEKKNAEKEKQLKNQKKKKEDDDEEIGGPKEELIPEKLAKVENPLEEAVKFLTPLKNLVKNKIETHLLAFEIYFRKEKFLLMLQSVKRAFTIDPDHPWLHQCLVRFFKAVLESKDLPEAVRTVLKQEIKRLFGDSNAKSFNETFLSKHSNSIPHRVAAAKMMYYLDSSTEKKAVELATALDESLDNRTIQICTEVVESLRCGSLGDNKDMAEVYRANCHRIFPYTLAFMPPGYEENMKITVNGDVSAEPEELANDM